One Electrophorus electricus isolate fEleEle1 chromosome 13, fEleEle1.pri, whole genome shotgun sequence DNA segment encodes these proteins:
- the si:dkey-87k14.1 gene encoding leucine-rich repeat transmembrane protein FLRT2: protein MELQVRMWNKDVTTFIAPWISILLGLHMQFSWATTCPDECRCDRTFVYCNERSLTSVPLGIGEGYKTLYLHNNQINNAGFPMELHNVASVETVYLYGNQLDEFPVNLPKNTRVLHLQENNIQTVSRAALAQLLRLEELYLDDNSISTVGVEEGAFREAISLKILFLTKNHLSSVPVGLPEELRELRLDENRIALITDDAFENVTGLELLLLDGNLLTDEGLASAAFQSLVNLKTLSLARNSLTVPPPNLPTKCLVKLNLQENLMTEIPLTSFHGLHHLERLDISNNQLQSLTQGVFDGLLSLRQLTVRNNLWHCDCNIKWVILWLKSLPATLNVRGFMCQKPESVRGMVIRELNLELIQCPSTKATAHPITHQPFPSMPLSTADSAIHTALPPLSPTHPSSAPPSALPPPTTHTAGGRATQIPPADPGQGSLRVSFVVLNSSCVRVNWMSTFTVTAYKVTWVKLGHSLTGGAMQETVVDGQQQGIGLASLEPRSVYRICVDPLDAFNSYHPGDDTICSEVMTKSASFDSSANAAGPEQASQQDLSSSLLLAGLVGGGVLVVLVVLLSVFCWHVHRKGRAASSKWKYNRGRRKDDYCEAGTKKDNSILEMTETSFQIVALNNEQLLKGDFRIQPIYTPNGGTGYRDCLMVNNSTAFSKNSVPESSPCHT, encoded by the coding sequence ATGGAGTTACAGGTGCGGATGTGGAATAAAGATGTGACGACCTTTATCGCACCATGGATATCGATACTTCTGGGCCTCCACATGCAGTTCTCCTGGGCCACTACGTGTCCGGATGAGTGCCGCTGTGACCGGACCTTCGTGTATTGTAACGAAAGGAGCCTAACTTCAGTGCCTCTGGGAATAGGTGAGGGTTATAAGACCCTCTACCTCCACAACAACCAAATCAACAATGCTGGATTTCCGATGGAGCTGCACAACGTTGCCTCGGTGGAGACCGTGTATCTCTATGGCAACCAGTTAGATGAGTTCCCTGTCAACTTGCCCAAAAACACACGGGTGCTCCATCTGCAGGAGAACAACATTCAGACTGTGTCCCGGGCCGCGCTGGCCCAGCTGCTGCGCCTCGAGGAGCTTTACCTGGACGACAATTCCATCTCCAcagtgggggtggaggagggggcgTTTAGGGAGGCGATCAGCCTCAAGATCCTCTTCCTCACTAAGAACCACCTGAGCAGTGTCCCCGTGGGCCTCCCTGAAGAGCTCAGGGAGCTGCGTCTGGACGAAAACCGGATCGCTCTCATCACCGACGACGCCTTCGAGAATGTGACGGGTCTGGAGCTTCTCCTGCTGGATGGCAACCTCCTCACAGACGAGGGCCTGGCTTCGGCGGCTTTCCAGAGCCTGGTTAACCTTAAGACGCTGTCTCTGGCACGCAACTCCCTGACAGTTCCACCTCCCAACCTCCCTACTAAGTGTTTAGTCAAGCTCAACTTGCAGGAAAATCTGATGACTGAGATCCCTTTGACATCCTTCCACGGCCTCCACCACCTAGAGAGACTAGACATTTCCAACAACCAGCTGCAGTCTCTGACACAGGGGGTCTTTGATGGTCTCCTCAGCCTGAGACAGCTCACTGTTCGGAACAACCTTTGGCACTGTGACTGCAACATTAAATGGGTCATATTGTGGCTGAAGTCCCTGCCGGCCACTCTCAACGTCCGCGGCTTCATGTGCCAGAAACCAGAAAGTGTGCGTGGCATGGTAATCCGAGAGCTCAACCTGGAGCTGATCCAGTGCCCCAGCACCAAGGCCACAGCGCACCCAATCACACACCAGCCCTTCCCTTCGATGCCCCTATCCACTGCTGATTCAGCAATCCACACAGCCCTTCCACCCCTGAGCCCCACCCACCCTTCCAGTGCCCCACCCTCTGCCCTCCCCCCGCCAACAACGCACACCGCTGGGGGGCGAGCTACACAAATCCCGCCCGCCGACCCTGGGCAGGGGTCGCTGCGTGTGTCTTTCGTCGTACTGAACAGCTCGTGCGTGCGCGTGAACTGGATGTCCACGTTCACCGTCACGGCATACAAAGTGACGTGGGTCAAGCTGGGCCACAGCCTGACAGGCGGCGCCATGCAGGAGACCGTGGTCGACGGGCAGCAGCAGGGCATCGGACTGGCCAGCTTGGAGCCCAGATCTGTCTACCGCATTTGCGTGGACCCACTGGATGCCTTCAACAGCTACCACCCAGGGGATGACACTATCTGCTCGGAGGTGATGACAAAGTCCGCCTCGTTCGACTCCAGCGCCAACGCAGCGGGGCCTGAGCAAGCCAGCCAACAGGATCTGagctcctctctcctgctggcCGGCCTTGTGGGGGGGGGCGTGCTCGTGGTCCTGGTCGTGCTGCTCAGCGTGTTCTGCTGGCATGTGCACCGGAAGGGGAGGGCTGCTTCGTCCAAGTGGAAATACAACCGGGGGAGGAGGAAAGACGACTACTGTGAAGCAGGCACAAAGAAGGATAACTCCATCCTGGAAATGACAGAGACTAGCTTTCAAATAGTCGCTCTGAACAATGAGCAGCTCCTTAAAGGAGACTTCCGAATTCAGCCTATTTACACTCCTAATGGAGGCACTGGCTACAGAGACTGCTTAATGGTGAATAACAGCACAGCTTTCAGCAAGAATAGTGTTCCGGAGTCAAGCCCTTGCCATACATGA